GCCGGCAAGTTCCTGCGCTTCTATCTCGACAAGGGTATTCTCGAGAAGGATCCGTTTGTTTCGATTGATCAAGTCGGAGTCGGCGCGCTTGTCAAGATCGCCTTCGAAAAAGGCCGCTCAGTCAAGCCGCATCTCAAAGTTGGTATCTGCGGCGAACATGGCGGCGATCCCGATTCGATCGGTTTCTGCCATAAGGTCGGACTGAACTATGTTTCCTGTTCACCGTTCCGGGTTCCGATTGCGCGCCTTGCAGCAGCGCAAGCCGTGATTCTTGAGAAGCAGGGCAAGGAAGCTTCGAAACAGTCCGCGTCGGCGTAAGTCCTTAATTAAATCAGAGTTATAACAGAGGTGCGGGAAGCTGCGCCTCTGTTTTTGTGCTACATTGACAGTCCCCACTTGTTAGTATGTACGAGTGAAAGCTAATCAGAATCGCTAATCGTTGCGGCATCGGTGTCGTGCCACGGTCTATGTTGGCGTTTAAAATTGACAAAAATTGCCATGATACGTATATTATACACAAGTCAACATCAAACGTCGGGGGAAACCTGCATCGATCAGTTTTTGACCGCCTGTGCCCTGCAAAGCACACTTTTGCCATCGCGTTGTTCGCGCTGGCGTTCAGCATTTTTGCATCCTTGTTGGGGGCAACTCAATTCAGCTACACAGAGACCATACTTTGGCAGGGTGTGCTAGACTTTGAAGTCAGAAGTAACGTAGCATACTGCCTCAACCCGCAGGGGATCAGACTACTAGACATTACAAATCCGAATTCTCCGAGTGAGATTTCGAGACTCCACCTCGACGGCGCACCTCAGTCACACTATCTCATCGATAATCTCATGTTGGTAATTGACCAAAGGGATCGCATCTCCACAATCGAGATTACGCAGGACAATAGACTATTGCTCCGTGGTTCGCTTCCAACTGATGTTTGGCCCGTCTCGGTAGTGGCAAGAGGAGATTACGCTTACCTTTTGGACGGCAACCCGGGAGATGGGTTCTTCCTGAGTGTCATAGACATAAGCAATCCCATGCACCCAGAACTTGTTCGGCGCGTAGAAGTCGGCAGGTGGGGGCTGGCGCTGCAGCTACAAGGCAATAGAGTCTACGCAATTGGCGGCACATCGGACAATAACAGGATCTGCACATTTGATATCTCTGATCCAGCAATTCCCCAATTGATCGGCACGACCGACGACCTGGGAGATGTCGGTAATTTTGTAGTGCGGAATGACACTGCTTTTGTTTGCTCCGATAATCCTGATCTGCAAGTCTGGGATTTGAGAACGGCATCGGTACCCGCCAAACTGGGTACTCTGGAAACTTCTTTCGGTCCCGTGCAGATTGATATTCTTGGAGACCTAGTTTTACTCGGAGACCGCCACAATTCACTTCGCATTGTCAGCGTTACTAATCCAAGAAATCCTGTTTCAATTGGGATGCACAGCAAGGCGGGTGGAATGTACGGCATCACACACTCCGGTAACACGGTCTTCACGTCGGATGGACGAATACTTCGTTCATTGGATTTGACTAACCCTGCGCTGCCTGTAGCGCAGATGCAGTTTGGACCCAAGGACTATCCTCGCGACATCGAAATCAGCGATGGGAAGCTGTTCGTGGCGCACGGCACTGACGGTTTGATGGTCTACGACATTTCAGGATCTACCGGCGCTTCACCGGTTACTACATGGTCTCTGCCGGGTTGTGAGGTCGAAGGCTGCGGTGTGCTTGATGTAAACGTTGTTGCCGGCCGAGTCTATTCTAAGTTCGGAGATGATAGCCTTCGGGTATTCGAATTGGTAGGTAACGACTCACTGTGGCTATCAGCTACTCTAGGGACCCCTTGGAATGGTAGCGCCGCCAGTTCACTCAACGGTGATACGCTCATTTTCAACAAAGGCGACGGCCCCGTTGTAGCTGCCGATTTTAGAAATCCGGCTGTGCCAATTGAGCTTTCTGTGCTTCGAGCTGGATACGGGCACGTTCGAGCAGTCGGTGACAGAATGATCGCAATTGCCGCCAATCTCACGCCCTATCACCCGGGCATTGAACTATATTCTCTTGGAGACGAGGTGAATGCGAATTTGGTCTATTCATTCAGCGACCTGCCTCAAAGTTGTTACTGGGAAAACCCGCCTGGAGACGGCGGAGGGGGATTTGTCTGCCAATATATGTCGCCAAGGAGTGTGGAGATTGAAAACTCTGTATTGGCGGTCGTTAATCAGGCGGCAGGACTTATGCTATTCGACATCTCTGATCCGAGTAACCCGACCTTAACTTTCCGGCAGTATAGCTATCCATATGTTACTGATGTCGGAGTGATTGAAGCGGAAATTCGATCGGATCTCGCTGTGCTTAGCCGATGGAATTCAATGGAGGTCTTTGATCTTGCTGACATGTCGATGCCGATCTTGGCTCAGACTTTGCACGTCGGAGATTATATTAACGACTTCATACTAATCGAAGATGATCTTTATGCAGCCACCAGTTCAGGAATCACTTTCTTCCATCTGGATCAAGCATTGGATGTTGACGATGAAGTCGATGGCTTGCCGGTGAATTTCTCTCTCTCGCAGAATAATCCAAATCCATTCAACGCCACGACTAAGATCAGCCTCGATTTGCGCAAGCCATCGCACGTGGAGCTCAGCATATTCAATATCGCTGGACAGCGAGTCCGCACGCTTCTGGACAAGGATCTCCAAAGTGGGAACCATTCAGTCGAATGGGATGGGCGCGATAGCTTTGGCCATCCTGTTGCCAGTGGCGTCTACTTCTATCGGATGAGAGCCGGGGATTTCCAGACATCGCGCAAGATGGTGCTTCTGAAATAGTGGAATTGAACAGATAAGGCTGGTTCTTTGCAGTAGTATCAAATGCTAACCTTCATTTTGTGGCTCATTCTCCTAATCCTCTGCTGGCCCTTGGCCTTTGGCACTCATCCTCTATCCCGTTTGTCTGGCTATTAATGCTGCCGTTTCGTCTCCTTGGAATCGCGGTTGAAGGCGTGTTTGCACTCTGAAAGCGATCATCATGTTGCCGCGTTCAGGTCCTATCTGGACCGTCCGCAAAATAAATCATTGCGTCGAACAGCTATTGATCGTCCTCTTGACGTTGACTTCCGATTTTCTTAACTTCCCAAGCCAATTATGGACTTAAACAAAATTCGAGGATAGTATGGACAAAAGCGTTTCCCAAAGACTTGCCGACTGGGTCTACAATCTGAAATACGAAGACATC
This bacterium DNA region includes the following protein-coding sequences:
- a CDS encoding T9SS type A sorting domain-containing protein, which produces MLDFEVRSNVAYCLNPQGIRLLDITNPNSPSEISRLHLDGAPQSHYLIDNLMLVIDQRDRISTIEITQDNRLLLRGSLPTDVWPVSVVARGDYAYLLDGNPGDGFFLSVIDISNPMHPELVRRVEVGRWGLALQLQGNRVYAIGGTSDNNRICTFDISDPAIPQLIGTTDDLGDVGNFVVRNDTAFVCSDNPDLQVWDLRTASVPAKLGTLETSFGPVQIDILGDLVLLGDRHNSLRIVSVTNPRNPVSIGMHSKAGGMYGITHSGNTVFTSDGRILRSLDLTNPALPVAQMQFGPKDYPRDIEISDGKLFVAHGTDGLMVYDISGSTGASPVTTWSLPGCEVEGCGVLDVNVVAGRVYSKFGDDSLRVFELVGNDSLWLSATLGTPWNGSAASSLNGDTLIFNKGDGPVVAADFRNPAVPIELSVLRAGYGHVRAVGDRMIAIAANLTPYHPGIELYSLGDEVNANLVYSFSDLPQSCYWENPPGDGGGGFVCQYMSPRSVEIENSVLAVVNQAAGLMLFDISDPSNPTLTFRQYSYPYVTDVGVIEAEIRSDLAVLSRWNSMEVFDLADMSMPILAQTLHVGDYINDFILIEDDLYAATSSGITFFHLDQALDVDDEVDGLPVNFSLSQNNPNPFNATTKISLDLRKPSHVELSIFNIAGQRVRTLLDKDLQSGNHSVEWDGRDSFGHPVASGVYFYRMRAGDFQTSRKMVLLK